In Nitrospirota bacterium, one DNA window encodes the following:
- a CDS encoding type I restriction enzyme HsdR N-terminal domain-containing protein — translation MKYKLPDGFENREEAMEALIKKEIDAAESELSAVRQDIEKFLLEKKGYAATEIEKDMEFEVLIGNERCKSKTDIVISIDGKRLILIKCSVGALVSRERQAVACARVLDSYQIPFAVVTDAVDAIVLDTLTGNVVGEGLAKIPSRNELYELLQKIEFKKLAPDRAEKEKRILLAFDAIKCTITVSYGVSDAKRPVLR, via the coding sequence ATGAAATATAAACTTCCGGATGGGTTTGAAAACAGAGAAGAGGCGATGGAGGCGTTGATTAAAAAAGAGATTGATGCCGCTGAATCAGAACTGTCTGCGGTGAGGCAGGATATAGAAAAATTCCTTCTTGAGAAAAAAGGCTATGCCGCAACCGAGATAGAAAAAGACATGGAATTTGAAGTTTTGATTGGAAATGAAAGGTGTAAATCAAAAACGGACATTGTCATAAGCATTGACGGCAAAAGACTTATCTTAATTAAATGTTCTGTAGGCGCGCTGGTCTCAAGGGAAAGGCAGGCTGTTGCATGCGCACGCGTGCTTGATTCTTATCAGATACCATTTGCTGTTGTAACGGACGCGGTGGATGCGATAGTGCTTGATACACTAACAGGCAATGTTGTTGGCGAAGGGCTTGCAAAGATTCCTTCAAGAAATGAACTTTATGAACTTCTTCAGAAAATTGAATTTAAAAAACTGGCCCCAGACAGGGCAGAAAAGGAAAAGCGAATACTCCTGGCATTTGATGCGATAAAATGCACGATAACTGTATCTTACGGCGTCTCCGATGCAAAAAGGCCTGTGCTCAGATAA
- the cysK gene encoding cysteine synthase A: protein MMKLNKDILTLIGNTPLVKINRLCQADDAEVWAKLEGCNIGGSVKDRIALSMIESAEKSGMLKPGGTIIEPTSGNTGIGLAVVAAVKGYKLILTMPETMSMERRQLLLAYGAELILTEGKKEMLGAVEKAEEIYKANPGYFMPQQFENPANPEIHRKATAIEIIDALGAAPDGFVAGVGTGGTITGVGEALRSKKPDIWIAAVEPAASPVLSGGNPGTHKIAGIGAGFFSVVLNTKIYNEVIPVTDSDAAETARQLSLKEGLLCGISSGAAMWGALRVARKLGKGKKVVVILPDRGERYLSTGLFASETP from the coding sequence ATGATGAAACTTAATAAAGATATCCTTACTTTGATCGGCAATACGCCTCTGGTAAAGATTAACCGCTTATGCCAGGCGGATGATGCTGAGGTCTGGGCAAAACTTGAGGGCTGCAACATAGGCGGCTCCGTAAAGGACCGGATTGCCCTTTCAATGATAGAGTCAGCAGAGAAGAGCGGGATGCTTAAACCCGGAGGGACAATCATAGAGCCGACAAGCGGGAATACCGGAATAGGGCTTGCAGTGGTAGCGGCAGTAAAGGGATATAAACTAATCCTTACAATGCCTGAGACAATGTCAATGGAAAGAAGACAGCTGCTTCTGGCTTATGGCGCAGAACTTATCCTGACAGAAGGCAAAAAAGAAATGCTGGGAGCTGTTGAAAAGGCGGAGGAAATTTACAAGGCGAATCCTGGTTATTTTATGCCGCAGCAGTTTGAAAATCCTGCGAACCCTGAGATACACAGAAAGGCAACCGCTATAGAGATAATAGATGCCCTCGGCGCTGCGCCTGACGGTTTTGTTGCAGGCGTTGGCACAGGCGGCACGATAACAGGCGTTGGCGAGGCGCTAAGGAGCAAAAAACCTGATATATGGATAGCTGCTGTAGAGCCTGCAGCCTCCCCTGTTCTTTCAGGCGGGAATCCAGGAACTCATAAGATTGCAGGAATCGGAGCCGGCTTTTTCTCCGTGGTATTGAACACAAAGATATACAATGAAGTTATCCCTGTAACAGATTCGGATGCTGCAGAGACAGCGAGGCAATTATCTCTTAAAGAAGGGCTGCTCTGCGGCATATCATCAGGAGCGGCAATGTGGGGTGCATTAAGGGTTGCCAGAAAATTAGGAAAAGGGAAAAAGGTTGTAGTTATACTCCCTGACAGGGGGGAGCGTTATCTGAGCACAGGCCTTTTTGCATCGGAGACGCCGTAA
- a CDS encoding TIGR04442 family protein, protein MVYFSMIKDLRLHGNLGPVEFFAFVGGASVESTYFYEETASNIRFFSKGNEFTISSKGVHYKGTGGSFCEYMFGVEKALKDMIKGEVSNRLIMFGAFLDESEKIVFTSDTEGNESFYRLFLQGHAAKNYYFFVSSDHRTEHKKRQEQILRSAGKFLKRTEFVGSDKDTELMNDFINELREEKSTLFMFKIIHKENEEFYKAFENFYSGERALTPQEELYLEDIVARYGIDSYQQERMKIDIMYKHSENRRVVDEYRDILLGSISKESLEQAEVARLGRLRTLSIRNNIPSVLFDTLDELLLGGKKLQDMKESDYLKEARSILENLFFKDPSLKKHIINEDIVRLIKAKHKAYSQSDMGFEQVLLDVGRACDEIARETNDFSIFEEFSSILTYFDRYDNVHALLSQTAFMENMDFAEDSLRSLIGNKNEFDKLDKALFDSVVIKELFQNKYITSYGRRKINAILKGIAKISDGDASLRDVVAELRMIRDEERLYHQVHSALKERMRSFYPRLNTKEGRAEIREDIERELAEEGFARKVPHKLFEKTLLDLRKESFYLNHLLPIIIEKKDINLREDFLKNSGLDRFYIETIEKEYFDDKGLDAAVLEQIREGKELLEVEN, encoded by the coding sequence GTGGTATATTTTAGTATGATTAAAGACCTCAGGCTTCACGGAAATCTCGGACCTGTCGAATTTTTCGCATTTGTCGGTGGAGCGAGCGTTGAAAGCACTTACTTCTACGAAGAAACAGCTTCGAACATAAGATTCTTCTCAAAAGGCAACGAATTCACCATCTCCAGTAAAGGGGTGCACTACAAAGGCACAGGCGGAAGTTTCTGCGAATATATGTTCGGCGTTGAAAAAGCGCTCAAGGACATGATAAAGGGAGAGGTTTCAAACAGGCTGATTATGTTTGGAGCATTCCTTGATGAAAGCGAAAAGATTGTATTCACAAGCGATACTGAGGGAAACGAATCTTTTTACAGGCTTTTTCTGCAGGGCCATGCAGCGAAGAACTATTATTTTTTTGTATCTTCAGACCACAGGACAGAGCACAAAAAGAGGCAGGAACAGATATTGAGGTCTGCCGGCAAGTTTTTAAAAAGAACTGAATTTGTCGGCAGCGATAAGGATACCGAGCTGATGAATGATTTTATAAATGAACTCAGAGAAGAGAAATCAACTTTATTCATGTTTAAGATAATTCACAAGGAAAATGAGGAATTTTACAAGGCCTTTGAAAATTTCTACTCCGGCGAGAGAGCGCTGACTCCGCAGGAAGAACTTTACCTTGAAGACATAGTTGCAAGATACGGGATAGACAGCTATCAGCAGGAGAGGATGAAGATTGACATAATGTACAAGCATTCTGAAAACAGGCGCGTTGTTGACGAATACAGGGACATTCTACTGGGCAGCATCTCCAAGGAAAGCCTTGAACAGGCAGAGGTTGCGCGGCTGGGAAGGCTGAGGACGCTCAGCATCAGGAATAATATACCGAGCGTGCTTTTTGATACGCTTGACGAACTCCTGCTCGGGGGCAAGAAACTGCAGGACATGAAAGAATCTGATTATCTGAAAGAAGCAAGGTCTATACTTGAAAACCTGTTCTTTAAAGACCCATCGCTTAAAAAACACATAATAAATGAAGATATCGTGAGGCTGATAAAGGCAAAGCATAAGGCATATTCTCAGAGCGACATGGGCTTTGAACAGGTGCTTCTTGATGTAGGCAGGGCCTGCGATGAGATTGCGCGCGAGACGAATGATTTCAGTATCTTTGAAGAGTTCAGTTCCATACTTACATACTTTGACAGATACGATAATGTCCATGCATTGCTCAGCCAGACAGCTTTCATGGAAAATATGGATTTTGCAGAGGACTCTCTCAGGAGCCTCATCGGCAATAAGAATGAATTTGATAAACTTGACAAGGCGCTCTTTGATAGTGTGGTTATAAAAGAACTGTTTCAAAACAAATACATAACATCCTACGGCAGACGAAAGATTAATGCGATACTGAAAGGGATTGCAAAGATTTCCGACGGGGATGCGTCGCTGAGGGATGTAGTTGCCGAACTCAGGATGATCAGGGACGAAGAGAGGCTTTATCATCAGGTTCATTCGGCGCTCAAGGAAAGGATGCGGAGCTTCTATCCCAGGCTCAATACCAAAGAGGGCAGGGCTGAAATTAGAGAGGACATAGAAAGGGAACTTGCTGAAGAAGGTTTCGCGAGAAAGGTGCCGCATAAATTATTTGAAAAGACACTCTTGGACCTCAGAAAAGAATCATTCTATCTGAATCATCTCCTGCCGATAATCATAGAGAAGAAGGACATAAACCTGAGAGAAGACTTTCTCAAAAACAGCGGTCTTGACAGGTTTTACATCGAGACCATAGAAAAAGAATACTTTGATGATAAGGGGCTTGATGCCGCTGTGCTGGAACAGATAAGGGAAGGGAAAGAACTCTTGGAAGTTGAAAACTGA